From the Pseudomonas sp. SORT22 genome, one window contains:
- a CDS encoding ATP-binding cassette domain-containing protein, translating into MTTTAHALSTGEHTHGARPSPRIANVAADATVKLSVADLHKRYGDHEVLKGVSLQARKGDVISLIGASGSGKSTMLRCINFLEQPDAGVITLDQQTIEMRQGRAGSRAPHPAQLQNLRTRLAMVFQHFNLWSHMTVLENICMAPRRVLGVSSQEAEARARKYLDKVGLPARAADQYPAFLSGGQQQRVAIARALAMEPEIILFDEPTSALDPELVGEVLKVIQTLAEEGRTMLMVTHEMGFARQVSSQVLFLHQGRVEEQGSAEILDQPQSERLQQFLSNRLK; encoded by the coding sequence ATGACCACTACCGCACACGCCTTGTCGACCGGCGAACACACTCACGGCGCACGTCCAAGCCCGCGCATTGCCAACGTCGCCGCCGACGCCACGGTAAAACTGAGCGTTGCCGACCTGCACAAACGCTACGGCGATCATGAAGTGCTCAAGGGTGTCTCGCTGCAGGCGCGCAAAGGCGACGTGATCAGCCTGATCGGTGCCAGCGGCTCAGGCAAGAGCACCATGCTGCGCTGCATCAACTTCCTTGAGCAACCCGATGCCGGGGTCATCACCCTCGATCAGCAGACCATCGAAATGCGCCAGGGCCGCGCCGGCAGCCGGGCGCCGCACCCAGCGCAGTTGCAGAACCTGCGCACGCGCCTGGCCATGGTGTTCCAGCACTTCAACCTGTGGAGCCACATGACGGTGCTTGAGAACATCTGCATGGCGCCCCGGCGGGTGCTCGGGGTCAGCAGCCAGGAAGCCGAAGCGCGGGCACGCAAGTACCTGGACAAGGTCGGCCTGCCGGCCCGCGCCGCTGACCAGTACCCGGCGTTTCTTTCCGGTGGCCAGCAACAGCGGGTGGCGATTGCCCGGGCCCTGGCCATGGAGCCGGAAATCATCCTCTTCGATGAACCGACCTCGGCCCTCGACCCGGAACTGGTCGGTGAAGTGCTGAAAGTCATACAGACGCTGGCCGAGGAAGGCCGTACCATGCTCATGGTCACCCACGAGATGGGCTTTGCCCGCCAAGTGTCGAGCCAGGTGCTGTTTCTGCATCAGGGCCGGGTCGAGGAACAAGGAAGCGCCGAGATACTTGACCAGCCGCAGAGCGAACGCCTGCAGCAATTTCTTTCCAACCGTTTGAAGTGA
- a CDS encoding Lrp/AsnC family transcriptional regulator, producing MDTKVNSPQTTPPLDRIDEAIIDVLRHNGRITYEKLSSLVHLTPRPCLERVRKLERRGVIRGYGAIIDVQMVSPGLSLLVLVALSNQSGRAAQKAFEACVRACPQVFDCQLISGHFDYSLRMRCRDMEHYRVLTETWMNNDELHIDKLVAHPELAVVKNTAPQL from the coding sequence ATGGATACCAAGGTCAACAGCCCACAGACCACGCCGCCCCTGGACCGGATCGACGAAGCGATCATCGATGTGTTGCGCCACAACGGGCGCATCACCTATGAAAAGCTCTCATCGCTGGTGCACCTCACCCCTCGCCCATGCCTGGAACGGGTGCGCAAGCTGGAACGGCGCGGAGTGATTCGCGGCTATGGCGCGATCATCGATGTGCAGATGGTTTCGCCGGGGCTGTCGCTGCTGGTGCTGGTGGCCCTCTCCAACCAGAGCGGGCGCGCCGCGCAAAAGGCCTTCGAGGCCTGCGTGCGCGCCTGCCCGCAGGTGTTCGACTGCCAGCTGATCAGTGGCCACTTCGACTACAGCTTGCGCATGCGCTGCCGTGACATGGAGCACTACCGGGTGCTGACCGAAACCTGGATGAACAACGACGAGCTGCACATCGACAAGCTGGTCGCCCACCCGGAGCTGGCGGTGGTGAAGAACACCGCCCCCCAGCTCTAG
- a CDS encoding AI-2E family transporter yields the protein MPNNDRLLVQIILLALLGAGLWVMAPFISALLWGAILAYASWPLMRLLTRLLGGRETLAAGLLTTLWILLVALPLVWLGFNLADHIRDATAFVRDVQVDGLPDAPGWLGSVPFVGERLVGMWNTIDQQGAALLVTIKPYLGQVGNWLLARSAQIGSGILELTLSLVFVFFFYRDGPRLAAFVLRLLDRLIGERAEYYLELVAGTVQRVVNGVIGTAAAQAVLALIGFLIAGVPGALVLGIVTFMLSLIPMGPPLAWVPATAWLAWQGEYGMAVFLGLWGTFIISGVDNVLKPYLISRGGNLPLVIVLLGVFGGLLAFGFIGLFIGPTLLAVAYSLLLDWSRSGPVAPPRT from the coding sequence ATGCCCAATAATGACCGCCTGCTGGTGCAGATCATCCTGCTGGCGCTGCTTGGCGCAGGCCTCTGGGTGATGGCACCGTTCATTTCGGCGCTGCTCTGGGGGGCCATCCTGGCCTACGCCAGCTGGCCGCTGATGCGCCTGTTGACGCGCCTGCTCGGCGGTCGCGAAACCCTCGCCGCAGGGTTGTTGACCACCTTGTGGATATTGCTGGTGGCGTTGCCGCTGGTGTGGCTGGGCTTCAACCTGGCCGACCATATTCGCGATGCCACCGCCTTCGTGCGTGACGTGCAGGTCGATGGCCTGCCCGATGCGCCGGGCTGGCTGGGCAGCGTGCCTTTTGTCGGCGAGCGCCTGGTGGGCATGTGGAACACCATTGACCAGCAAGGCGCTGCGTTGTTGGTCACCATCAAGCCGTACCTGGGCCAGGTCGGCAACTGGCTGCTGGCGCGCAGCGCGCAGATCGGCAGCGGCATTCTCGAGCTGACCCTGAGCCTGGTCTTCGTGTTCTTCTTCTACCGTGACGGGCCGCGCCTGGCGGCGTTTGTCCTGCGCCTGCTGGACCGCCTGATCGGCGAGCGCGCCGAGTACTACCTCGAACTGGTGGCAGGTACCGTGCAACGGGTGGTCAACGGCGTGATCGGCACCGCTGCGGCGCAAGCGGTACTGGCGCTGATCGGCTTCCTGATTGCCGGTGTGCCAGGGGCGCTGGTGCTGGGGATCGTCACCTTCATGCTCAGCCTGATTCCCATGGGCCCACCGCTGGCCTGGGTGCCGGCTACCGCCTGGCTGGCCTGGCAGGGCGAGTACGGCATGGCGGTGTTCCTCGGCCTCTGGGGTACCTTCATCATCAGCGGCGTCGACAACGTGCTCAAACCCTACCTGATCAGCCGTGGCGGTAACCTGCCGCTGGTGATCGTCTTGCTCGGGGTGTTTGGCGGCTTGCTGGCCTTCGGCTTTATCGGCCTGTTCATCGGCCCGACCTTGCTGGCGGTGGCCTACAGCCTGTTGCTCGATTGGTCGCGCAGCGGGCCGGTGGCGCCGCCGCGTACCTGA
- a CDS encoding DUF4892 domain-containing protein codes for MAGLGVLASLPLLADGLPVPLDAKVVDQRAAVPQERIYPLGGLRKISNQLRVEGKIESRGQVSSTTYELPRERSANEAFTAAREALQNDGGYPLFWCQARDCGENSLWANEVFKNRTLSGADEQQAFILLRRSAEQSNTLVALYSITRGNKRAYLHVEEFVADAPLGELLPTPATLMRELLDTGKLDYPDLNGEPPAAWVNLIGRSLNNNTTLRVSLSGAKAQDWREQLVKAGVRPARLEVGSAETDGFHVELIR; via the coding sequence ATGGCCGGGCTCGGCGTTCTCGCCAGCCTGCCGTTGCTGGCCGACGGCCTGCCGGTTCCGCTGGACGCCAAGGTGGTCGATCAGCGCGCGGCGGTACCGCAGGAGCGCATCTACCCCTTGGGCGGCCTGCGCAAGATCAGCAATCAGCTGCGGGTCGAGGGCAAGATCGAAAGCCGCGGCCAGGTCAGCTCCACCACCTATGAGCTGCCCCGCGAGCGCAGTGCCAACGAAGCCTTCACCGCCGCCCGCGAAGCCCTGCAGAACGATGGCGGTTATCCGTTGTTCTGGTGCCAGGCGCGTGATTGTGGCGAGAACAGCCTGTGGGCCAACGAGGTGTTCAAGAACCGCACGTTGTCGGGTGCCGACGAGCAACAGGCGTTCATTCTGCTGCGCCGCTCCGCCGAGCAGAGCAACACCCTGGTCGCCCTGTACAGCATCACCCGTGGCAACAAGCGTGCTTACCTGCACGTCGAAGAGTTCGTCGCCGATGCGCCCCTGGGCGAGTTGCTGCCCACGCCAGCCACCTTGATGCGCGAACTGCTCGACACCGGCAAGCTCGACTACCCTGACTTGAACGGCGAGCCGCCTGCGGCCTGGGTCAACCTGATCGGGCGCAGCCTGAACAACAACACCACCTTGCGCGTGAGCCTGAGCGGGGCCAAGGCGCAAGACTGGCGTGAGCAACTGGTAAAGGCCGGGGTGCGTCCAGCGCGACTGGAAGTGGGTAGCGCCGAGACTGATGGTTTCCACGTCGAACTGATTCGTTGA
- a CDS encoding alpha/beta hydrolase — translation MSTEMEEVRLNLGHIELAAHLFGPADGLPVIALHGWLDNANSFARLAPRLKGLRILALDLAGHGHSEHRPAGAGYALADYAHDVLRVAEQMGWERFALLGHSLGAIISVLLAGALPERITRLALIDGVIPPTSGPQDAAERMGMALQAQLRLDSKRKAVHSTLEQAIEARMKGLVAVSREAAELLAQRGLMPVPGGYTWRSDSRLTLPSPTRLNQAQAMSFVQRIACPAKLVVAADGMLARHSELLEQLPFEREQLPGGHHLHLNDEAGATLVADCFNRFFGIS, via the coding sequence ATGAGCACTGAAATGGAAGAAGTACGCCTGAACCTGGGCCATATCGAGCTGGCCGCGCACCTGTTCGGCCCGGCCGACGGCTTGCCGGTGATTGCCCTGCACGGCTGGCTGGACAATGCCAACAGCTTTGCCCGCCTGGCGCCCCGGCTCAAGGGCCTGCGCATCCTCGCCCTGGACCTGGCCGGCCATGGCCATTCCGAGCATCGCCCGGCCGGCGCCGGCTACGCCCTGGCCGACTACGCCCACGATGTACTGCGGGTGGCCGAGCAGATGGGCTGGGAGCGCTTTGCCCTGCTCGGGCACTCGCTGGGGGCGATCATTTCGGTGCTGCTGGCCGGCGCCTTGCCCGAACGCATCACCCGCCTGGCCTTGATCGACGGGGTCATCCCGCCCACCAGCGGCCCGCAGGATGCCGCCGAACGCATGGGCATGGCCCTGCAGGCGCAACTGCGCCTGGACAGCAAGCGCAAGGCCGTGCACTCGACCCTCGAGCAGGCCATCGAGGCACGCATGAAGGGCCTGGTGGCGGTCAGCCGCGAGGCGGCCGAGCTACTTGCCCAGCGTGGGCTGATGCCGGTACCCGGTGGCTACACTTGGCGCAGCGACAGCCGCCTGACCCTGCCATCGCCCACGCGACTGAACCAGGCCCAGGCCATGAGCTTCGTGCAACGCATCGCCTGCCCGGCGAAACTGGTGGTGGCCGCCGACGGCATGCTGGCGCGCCACAGCGAGTTGCTCGAGCAGCTACCCTTTGAGCGAGAACAACTGCCGGGCGGTCATCATCTGCACCTGAATGACGAGGCCGGCGCAACCCTTGTTGCAGACTGTTTCAATCGCTTCTTTGGCATTTCTTGA
- a CDS encoding alpha/beta hydrolase produces MSQQIFFAHANGFPSATYGKLFAALAPDYQVSHLAQHAHDPRFPVNDNWQNLVDELIHHLEQQPGPVWGVGHSLGGVLHLHAALRCPQYYRGVVMLDSPVLTRVDQWLIQAAKRMGFIDRITPAGRTLGRREAFADRDSARAYFAGKTLFRHFDPECLDAYLEHGLQPGADGLRLRFDPATEISIYRSLPHTSPSPAKQLQLPLAMVRGSHSRVVKRHHALAVRGMPRGEYHSLPGGHMFPLEHPSDTASLIKGLFERWQDTPT; encoded by the coding sequence ATGTCGCAGCAGATCTTCTTCGCCCATGCCAATGGCTTTCCCTCGGCCACCTACGGCAAGCTCTTTGCGGCGCTGGCGCCGGACTATCAGGTCAGCCACCTGGCCCAGCATGCCCACGATCCGCGCTTTCCGGTCAACGACAACTGGCAGAACCTGGTCGACGAGCTGATCCATCACCTGGAGCAACAGCCGGGCCCGGTCTGGGGCGTCGGGCATTCTTTGGGGGGTGTGTTGCACCTGCATGCGGCGCTGCGCTGCCCGCAGTACTACCGCGGCGTGGTGATGCTCGATTCGCCGGTGTTGACCCGGGTCGACCAGTGGCTGATCCAGGCCGCCAAGCGCATGGGCTTCATCGATCGCATCACCCCGGCCGGGCGCACCCTGGGCCGCCGCGAAGCCTTTGCCGACCGTGACAGCGCACGGGCCTATTTCGCTGGCAAAACGCTGTTCCGCCATTTCGATCCCGAATGCCTGGACGCCTACCTTGAGCATGGCTTGCAGCCCGGCGCAGACGGCTTGCGCCTGCGCTTTGACCCGGCTACCGAGATCAGCATCTACCGCAGCCTGCCGCACACCAGCCCGAGCCCGGCCAAACAGCTGCAGCTGCCCCTGGCCATGGTCCGTGGCAGCCACAGCCGGGTGGTCAAGCGCCATCACGCCCTGGCCGTGCGTGGCATGCCCAGGGGCGAATACCACAGCCTGCCGGGCGGTCATATGTTTCCGCTGGAGCACCCGAGCGATACCGCCAGCCTGATCAAGGGCCTGTTCGAGCGCTGGCAGGACACCCCGACATGA
- the sixA gene encoding phosphohistidine phosphatase SixA produces MKLWVLRHGEAEQRANTDAERRLTAHGREQVLRSAAQLLGQPLQVILASPYVRAQQTAALVHEALGFGKPVQTVPWLTPDSDPHAVISELENLGVNEVLLVSHQPLVGNLVSLLAHGSRQPPAPMSTASLAELEGEWPLAGLMTLRGLNHP; encoded by the coding sequence GTGAAACTGTGGGTGCTGCGTCACGGCGAGGCCGAGCAGCGGGCCAACACCGATGCCGAGCGCCGGCTCACCGCCCATGGCCGCGAGCAGGTGCTGCGCAGCGCGGCGCAGTTGCTCGGGCAGCCGCTGCAGGTGATTCTCGCCAGCCCCTATGTGCGCGCCCAGCAGACTGCGGCGCTGGTCCACGAAGCCCTCGGATTCGGCAAACCGGTGCAGACCGTGCCGTGGCTGACCCCCGATAGTGACCCGCACGCGGTAATCAGTGAGCTGGAGAACCTGGGCGTGAACGAAGTGTTGCTGGTCAGTCACCAGCCGCTGGTGGGCAACCTGGTCAGCCTGCTGGCGCATGGCAGCCGCCAACCTCCGGCGCCGATGAGCACCGCCAGCCTGGCCGAACTCGAGGGTGAGTGGCCGCTGGCGGGGCTGATGACCTTGCGTGGCCTGAATCATCCATAA
- a CDS encoding DUF4389 domain-containing protein: MNDSSNQTQRESIILRVLWMLVFLVVWQLAELLLGGLVLVQLIYRLIYGAPSASLMNFGDSLSQFLAQIGRFGSFHSDQKPWPFADWPTPRAPEGEAAHSVPAAPHPVRDEEPKL; encoded by the coding sequence ATGAACGATTCTTCAAACCAGACCCAGCGCGAGTCGATCATCTTGCGCGTGCTGTGGATGCTGGTGTTCCTGGTGGTCTGGCAACTGGCCGAGCTGCTGCTCGGTGGCCTGGTGCTGGTGCAACTGATCTACCGGCTGATCTACGGCGCACCGAGTGCCAGCCTGATGAATTTCGGCGACAGCCTCAGCCAGTTCCTGGCCCAGATCGGCCGCTTCGGCAGCTTCCACAGTGACCAGAAGCCCTGGCCTTTCGCCGACTGGCCAACCCCGCGTGCGCCCGAAGGCGAGGCTGCCCACAGCGTGCCGGCTGCTCCGCACCCGGTGCGCGACGAAGAGCCAAAGCTGTGA
- a CDS encoding NAD(P)H-dependent glycerol-3-phosphate dehydrogenase, with protein MTEQQPVAVLGGGSFGTAVANLLAENGVRVRQWMRDPEQAEAMRSNRENPRYLKGIKLHAGVEPVNDLLATLQACELIFVALPSSALRSVLAPHAQLLGGKMLVSLTKGIEAQSFKLMSQILEEIAPQARIGVLSGPNLAREVAEHALTATVVASEDEALCQQVQAVLHGRTFRVYASGDRFGVELGGALKNVYAIIAGMAVALGMGENTKSMLITRALAEMTRFAVSQGANPMTFLGLAGVGDLIVTCSSPKSRNYQVGHALGQGLSLDEAVSRLGEVAEGVNTLKVLKVKAQEVQVYMPLVAGLHAILFEGRTLTQVIELLMRGEPKTDVDFISTSGFN; from the coding sequence ATGACTGAACAGCAGCCTGTTGCAGTTCTGGGAGGCGGGAGTTTCGGCACCGCCGTGGCGAATCTGCTGGCAGAAAACGGTGTTCGGGTGCGCCAATGGATGCGCGACCCCGAGCAGGCCGAGGCCATGCGCAGCAACCGCGAGAACCCGCGCTACCTCAAGGGCATCAAGTTGCATGCCGGGGTCGAGCCGGTCAATGATCTGCTGGCGACCCTGCAGGCCTGCGAGCTGATCTTCGTCGCCTTACCTTCCAGCGCCCTGCGCAGCGTGCTGGCGCCCCACGCCCAGTTGCTGGGCGGCAAGATGCTGGTCAGCCTGACCAAGGGCATCGAGGCGCAAAGCTTCAAGCTGATGAGCCAGATCCTCGAAGAAATCGCCCCCCAGGCGCGCATCGGCGTGCTGTCCGGGCCGAACCTGGCCCGCGAAGTGGCCGAGCACGCGCTGACCGCCACCGTAGTCGCCAGTGAAGACGAGGCCCTCTGCCAGCAGGTCCAGGCTGTGCTGCACGGGCGCACCTTCCGTGTTTATGCCAGCGGCGACCGCTTTGGTGTCGAGCTGGGCGGGGCGTTGAAGAACGTCTACGCAATCATTGCCGGGATGGCCGTGGCCTTGGGTATGGGCGAGAACACCAAGAGCATGCTGATTACCCGCGCCCTGGCCGAGATGACCCGCTTCGCCGTCAGCCAGGGCGCCAACCCGATGACCTTCCTGGGCCTGGCCGGGGTCGGTGACCTGATCGTCACCTGCTCCTCGCCCAAGAGCCGCAACTACCAGGTTGGCCACGCCCTGGGCCAGGGCCTGAGCCTGGACGAGGCGGTCAGCCGCCTGGGCGAAGTGGCCGAAGGGGTGAACACCCTCAAGGTGCTCAAGGTCAAAGCCCAGGAGGTCCAGGTGTACATGCCCCTGGTCGCCGGCTTGCATGCGATCCTGTTCGAAGGCCGGACCCTGACCCAGGTGATCGAGCTGCTGATGCGCGGCGAGCCGAAAACCGATGTCGACTTTATCTCCACCAGCGGTTTCAACTAA